The Chlorocebus sabaeus isolate Y175 chromosome 1, mChlSab1.0.hap1, whole genome shotgun sequence genome includes a region encoding these proteins:
- the ZNHIT2 gene encoding zinc finger HIT domain-containing protein 2: MEPVGPCGFCPAGEAQPARYTCPRCNAPYCSLRCYRTHGTCAENFYRDQVLGELRGRSASPSRLASALRRLRQQRDTEDEPGETGLSPGPAPGGLSGLWERLAPAEKTAFERLLSRGEAGRLLPPWRPWWWKRGAGPRRLLEELDDAPGSDAAGLEPALARTPPESMKDAFAAELAAAELVLGDVPGACTPAIPTRIPTLVSLNRGPVSPLVRFQLPNVLFAYAHTLALYHGGDDALLSDFCATLLGVSGALGAQQVFASVEEALQAAAHVLEAGEHPPGPLGTRGAMHEVARILLGEGPTNQKGYTLAALGDLAKTLGRARKQAVVREERDHLYRARKKCQFLLAWTNENEAALTPLALDCARAHQAHAVAAEEVAALTGELERLWGGPVPPAPRTLIEELPG, from the coding sequence ATGGAGCCGGTCGGGCCTTGTGGTTTCTGCCCAGCGGGGGAGGCCCAGCCCGCGCGTTACACCTGCCCTCGCTGTAATGCGCCCTATTGCTCGCTGCGCTGCTACCGGACGCATGGCACCTGCGCAGAAAACTTCTACCGTGACCAGGTGCTGGGAGAGCTCCGCGGCCGCAGCGCCTCGCCCAGCCGCCTGGCAAGCGCCCTACGCCGGCTGCGTCAGCAACGCGATACCGAGGACGAGCCTGGGGAAACAGGCCTTAGCCCCGGCCCGGCGCCCGGCGGCCTCTCGGGACTGTGGGAGCGGCTGGCGCCGGCCGAAAAAACTGCCTTCGAGCGGCTGCTGAGCCGTGGTGAGGCCGGGCGGCTGCTGCCTCCATGGCGGCCGTGGTGGTGGAAGCGCGGAGCCGGACCGCGGCGGCTTCTGGAGGAGTTGGATGATGCCCCGGGCAGTGATGCCGCGGGGCTGGAGCCCGCCCTTGCGAGGACCCCGCCGGAATCTATGAAAGATGCCTTCGCCGCGGAGCTCGCGGCTGCCGAGCTGGTTCTTGGAGATGTCCCGGGGGCCTGCACGCCCGCCATACCCACCCGCATCCCCACGCTGGTCAGCCTGAACCGCGGTCCAGTGTCGCCGCTCGTGCGCTTCCAGCTGCCCAATGTGCTGTTCGCCTACGCGCATACTCTCGCCCTGTATCACGGCGGTGACGACGCACTGCTCTCTGACTTCTGTGCTACACTGCTCGGCGTTTCCGGAGCCCTGGGTGCCCAGCAAGTCTTCGCCTCTGTGGAAGAAGCCCTGCAGGCCGCAGCCCACGTGCTGGAAGCAGGCGAGCACCCGCCTGGGCCCCTGGGCACACGAGGGGCTATGCACGAGGTTGCCCGCATCCTGCTGGGTGAGGGCCCGACCAACCAGAAAGGCTACACGCTGGCAGCACTGGGAGACCTGGCAAAGACCCTGGGCCGTGCCCGGAAACAGGCTGTGGTTAGAGAAGAGCGAGATCATCTTTACCGGGCCCGAAAAAAGTGCCAATTCCTCCTGGCCTGGACCAATGAAAATGAGGCGGCCCTCACACCCCTGGCTCTAGATTGCGCCAGGGCTCACCAAGCCCATGCTGTGGCAGCCGAGGAGGTGGCCGCCCTCACTGGGGAGCTGGAGCGGCTTTGGGGAGGCCCCGTGCCACCTGCCCCAAGGACTCTCATTGAGGAGCTCCCTGGCTGA